The following are encoded together in the Aerococcus mictus genome:
- a CDS encoding pyruvate, water dikinase regulatory protein, whose protein sequence is MTEEKQIKDFYLLSDAVGQLTTDLLDSVMVQFPDVEINIKSFPFILHEDSLIPVLEAAKDNQAHIVVSFVKEDLHQTAARFCQDHGLFYYNVLHPIIELIGEESGTPSTQKPGQRHKLNDQYYKRIQALEFAVQNDDGRYPNRFEEADIVLLGISRTSKTPLSIYLAFQGYKVANLPLVPEAQLPEEIFKIESNKIIGLTNDINVLNKFRRERMRSYGVDESGLYSADDRIEKELSYANEVYERLQCPIINVADRSIEETATLILMFMNFKPQQK, encoded by the coding sequence ATGACTGAAGAAAAACAAATTAAAGATTTTTATTTACTATCTGATGCAGTCGGCCAATTAACAACTGATCTCTTAGATAGTGTAATGGTACAGTTTCCTGATGTTGAAATCAATATAAAGAGCTTTCCTTTCATTCTTCATGAGGACTCGCTGATCCCAGTTCTGGAAGCAGCTAAAGACAATCAAGCCCATATCGTAGTGAGCTTTGTTAAAGAAGACCTTCACCAAACCGCTGCTCGCTTTTGTCAAGATCATGGGCTTTTTTATTATAACGTCCTTCATCCCATTATTGAACTGATTGGTGAAGAATCTGGCACTCCTTCTACCCAAAAGCCCGGCCAGCGTCATAAATTAAATGACCAATACTATAAACGTATTCAAGCCCTTGAATTTGCGGTTCAAAATGATGATGGGCGTTACCCTAACCGTTTTGAGGAAGCGGATATCGTTCTATTAGGTATTTCGCGTACCAGTAAGACTCCCCTCAGTATCTATCTGGCCTTCCAAGGTTATAAAGTAGCTAATTTACCTTTAGTCCCAGAAGCACAACTCCCTGAAGAAATTTTTAAAATTGAATCCAATAAAATCATCGGGCTCACCAATGACATTAATGTACTAAATAAATTTCGTCGTGAACGCATGCGTAGCTATGGGGTGGATGAATCAGGGCTTTATAGCGCCGATGACCGCATTGAAAAAGAATTATCCTATGCCAATGAGGTTTATGAGCGTCTGCAATGTCCCATTATCAATGTTGCTGACCGCAGCATTGAAGAAACAGCTACCCTCATCCTTATGTTCATGAACTTCAAGCCCCAACAAAAATAA
- a CDS encoding N-acetylmuramoyl-L-alanine amidase — protein sequence MSKNSPSQTKDKKKNTYLVFSIIILTLFIIAFALIYHVKVKSTKEVTTGVINMRNGPGITYDISQQIDQGSQYQVLEEKHDWKHIILDNGQSGWIPNWLANDSLANNEEEAKAGTGFIATVLSDQVNVYQDDSTNSQVIGQANDNEKYNILYQSGDMINIQYKDDIGWIPQNQIEITPGVITQAPGRQQTKEEKAATDAFLANYDASVTATAAGVHIRSQASNDSEIIYKGQIHEKFAYLGQEGAYYHVKAQDGTEGYLANWLAESDSTAMEDKAKSLANTSTIKGKTIVLDPGHGGSDPGAIRGDKQEKNVTLKTAQVVKGLLEDYGVNVLMTREDDTFVDLAPRADIYNQAQADAFISLHYDAAEETTVSGTTVYYYDDASIPLSENVQAQLMEKMPLASNGTRFGNFQVIRDSKPPAILIELGYMSNPNDVKAFSQDEYYQKVAQSILNALIINYQE from the coding sequence TTGTCCAAAAATTCTCCTTCACAAACAAAAGATAAGAAAAAAAATACCTATTTAGTTTTCTCTATTATTATTCTGACCTTATTCATTATTGCTTTTGCCCTGATTTATCACGTTAAAGTCAAGTCGACCAAAGAAGTGACCACTGGTGTCATTAATATGCGAAATGGTCCCGGAATCACCTATGATATCTCCCAGCAAATTGACCAAGGGAGTCAATATCAGGTGCTTGAAGAAAAGCACGACTGGAAGCATATCATCCTTGATAATGGTCAAAGCGGCTGGATTCCCAATTGGTTAGCTAATGATAGCTTAGCTAATAATGAAGAAGAAGCGAAGGCAGGAACAGGATTTATTGCCACGGTTTTATCCGACCAGGTTAATGTTTATCAAGATGATTCCACCAATTCTCAAGTGATTGGCCAAGCCAATGATAATGAAAAATATAATATCCTCTACCAGTCGGGTGATATGATCAATATCCAATACAAGGACGACATTGGCTGGATCCCCCAAAATCAAATTGAAATCACCCCAGGAGTCATTACCCAAGCCCCAGGACGCCAACAGACTAAGGAAGAAAAAGCAGCAACAGACGCTTTCTTAGCTAATTATGACGCCTCAGTGACCGCTACCGCTGCCGGTGTCCATATCCGCAGCCAGGCAAGTAATGATTCAGAAATTATCTATAAGGGTCAAATCCATGAAAAATTTGCCTATCTTGGCCAAGAAGGTGCCTATTACCATGTCAAAGCCCAAGACGGTACGGAAGGTTACCTAGCCAATTGGTTGGCAGAATCAGATTCAACCGCCATGGAAGATAAGGCAAAATCCCTAGCCAATACCTCAACCATTAAAGGAAAAACCATTGTCTTAGACCCTGGTCACGGGGGGAGTGATCCGGGAGCCATCCGCGGTGATAAACAGGAAAAAAATGTCACCCTAAAAACCGCCCAAGTTGTGAAGGGACTGTTAGAAGATTATGGAGTTAATGTCTTAATGACTCGGGAAGATGATACTTTTGTTGACCTAGCGCCGCGTGCAGACATCTATAATCAAGCCCAAGCGGATGCCTTCATTAGTCTTCACTATGACGCTGCTGAAGAAACGACAGTATCGGGAACCACCGTTTACTACTACGATGACGCTTCTATTCCTTTAAGTGAAAATGTCCAAGCGCAATTGATGGAAAAAATGCCCCTGGCAAGTAATGGCACTCGTTTCGGTAATTTCCAAGTCATTCGTGATTCAAAACCCCCTGCGATACTGATTGAATTGGGCTACATGAGTAATCCAAATGATGTCAAGGCCTTTAGCCAAGATGAATATTACCAAAAAGTTGCCCAAAGCATTCTCAATGCCTTAATTATTAATTACCAAGAATAA
- a CDS encoding RDD family protein: MFGKKKKTDDKQNIDISGLNDELYQGSLENKSAPGEGYKTTCFPSYSDSVDQLPRQVYGGFWQRLLAYCLDYLFIKALVSILLALASLFLSRDLLEQGDLVNFLAVNFIWVLYFTLSTYLLNGQSLGKFFCRLRVVKADESRLSLGTCLIREGLGKVILRQFPILALVIVFTPKRENFIDFFTDTRVLSLSQMDLINYPSPSKS; this comes from the coding sequence ATGTTTGGTAAAAAGAAAAAAACAGATGATAAGCAAAATATTGATATTTCTGGCTTAAATGATGAACTTTACCAAGGTAGCTTAGAAAATAAATCGGCTCCAGGAGAGGGCTATAAGACCACTTGTTTTCCTAGTTATTCTGACTCAGTTGATCAATTGCCTCGCCAGGTTTATGGAGGTTTTTGGCAACGTTTATTGGCCTATTGCTTAGATTATCTATTCATTAAAGCCTTAGTAAGTATCCTTTTAGCACTTGCCAGTCTATTTTTAAGTAGAGACTTACTTGAACAAGGCGATTTAGTGAATTTCCTAGCAGTTAATTTTATCTGGGTTTTATACTTTACCTTGTCGACTTACCTCCTTAATGGACAAAGTTTAGGCAAATTTTTCTGTCGCTTAAGAGTTGTTAAGGCTGATGAAAGTCGCTTATCATTGGGAACCTGCCTGATACGTGAAGGTTTAGGGAAAGTTATCCTGCGCCAGTTCCCAATTCTAGCCTTAGTTATTGTTTTCACGCCTAAACGCGAAAACTTTATCGACTTTTTTACCGACACACGGGTGCTGTCTCTCAGCCAAATGGACTTAATTAATTATCCTAGTCCTTCCAAAAGTTAA
- the hisS gene encoding histidine--tRNA ligase codes for MIQKPKGTVDILPGQVEIWQAIEKTARDIMAKYRFNEIRTPMFESYDLFARGVGETTDVVTKEMYDFYDKGDRHIALKPEGTAPIVRAFIENKLYGPEHIKPYKVYYISPMFRYERPQGGRQRQFHQLGVEVFDGKTVLSDVETIALAWEILETLGVKDLKLVINSLGDNEARLDYREALINYLKPFEEELSEDSKTRLYQNPLRVLDSKDAKDKEIVKDAPKILDYLSEASKERFEQVQSLLAALNIPYQIDSNMVRGLDYYQDTIFEIMTNNEVFGAETTICGGGSYSGLVKELSEGREDVPGFGFAIGMERLILLLEAQKSDLAVENPLDIYLVTIGQSVVTEALQIVQALRRQGLNVEFDLNQRKTKKQFRDADRHGAAYTLTLGESELADKNINVKNMNSGKERHFAIDDVIEHFDQVKKAMKEGND; via the coding sequence ATGATTCAAAAACCTAAAGGGACTGTGGATATTTTACCGGGTCAAGTTGAAATTTGGCAAGCAATTGAAAAAACAGCCCGAGATATTATGGCCAAATATCGCTTTAATGAAATTCGCACACCCATGTTTGAATCTTATGATCTTTTTGCTCGTGGTGTAGGAGAAACAACCGACGTCGTCACCAAGGAAATGTATGATTTCTATGATAAAGGTGACCGTCATATTGCTTTGAAACCTGAAGGGACAGCACCCATTGTACGGGCCTTTATTGAAAATAAACTGTATGGCCCTGAACACATTAAGCCTTATAAGGTCTATTACATTAGTCCCATGTTTCGTTATGAGCGTCCCCAAGGTGGCCGGCAACGTCAATTTCATCAGTTAGGGGTTGAGGTTTTTGATGGGAAAACCGTCCTTAGTGATGTAGAAACCATTGCTCTAGCTTGGGAAATTCTTGAAACTCTTGGAGTTAAAGACTTGAAATTAGTAATTAATTCCTTAGGCGATAATGAAGCGCGTTTGGACTACCGTGAAGCCTTAATTAATTACTTAAAACCTTTTGAAGAGGAACTGAGCGAAGATTCTAAGACCCGTCTTTATCAAAATCCTTTGCGCGTGCTTGATAGTAAGGACGCCAAGGATAAGGAAATTGTTAAAGATGCGCCTAAAATTCTTGATTATTTATCAGAAGCCTCTAAAGAGCGTTTTGAACAAGTCCAAAGCTTATTAGCAGCCCTAAATATTCCTTATCAAATTGACTCTAATATGGTTCGCGGTCTCGACTATTACCAAGATACCATTTTTGAAATTATGACAAATAATGAAGTCTTTGGTGCGGAAACCACCATTTGTGGTGGGGGGTCATATTCCGGACTAGTGAAAGAACTTTCCGAAGGTCGGGAAGATGTGCCGGGATTCGGTTTTGCGATTGGAATGGAACGCTTGATTTTATTACTGGAAGCACAAAAATCAGATTTAGCAGTTGAAAATCCTCTCGATATCTATTTGGTAACCATCGGACAAAGTGTTGTCACAGAAGCTTTACAAATTGTCCAAGCTCTAAGACGGCAAGGCTTAAATGTTGAATTTGATCTCAACCAACGCAAAACCAAAAAGCAATTTCGTGATGCAGACCGCCATGGTGCCGCCTATACCTTAACCTTAGGTGAGAGTGAGCTAGCGGATAAAAATATTAATGTGAAGAATATGAATTCTGGCAAAGAGCGTCATTTCGCTATTGATGATGTGATTGAACACTTTGACCAGGTAAAAAAAGCTATGAAAGAAGGAAATGATTAA
- the aspS gene encoding aspartate--tRNA ligase — MKRTSYCGLVSNEMIGQEVTLKGWVQRRRDLGGVIFVDMRDREGFVQVVFNEANLGDHFNRAEKLRSEYVIEVQGQVVARAEGEINPKIKNGDIEVMASDLTILNRAKTPPFPVEDTIDVNEDKRMQYRYIDLRRQRMQDNIRLRSQVTHAIRSFLDQDGFLDIETPYLSKSTPEGARDYLVPSRVHPGEFYALPQSPQLLKQLLMASGFDRYYQIVRCFRDEDLRGDRQPEFTQVDLETSFLSQEEIRDIVENMLKAVMKQVKGLDMTEDFPVISYDEAMSRYGSDKPDTRFGLELVDLSDIVDQYDFKVFNMAIENGGIVKGINIKGAADQYSRKDLDGLTPYTKPFGSKGIAWIKVTEDGLTGPIGKFFKENPQPLMERMNAEAGDILAFSADQASVVNASLGEVRLKFGRELDLMDKNQFNFLWVVDWPLLEYNADEKRYTAMHHPFTMPNEEDLDRLESEPESVYSQAYDIVLNGYEIGGGSIRIHQKEVQLAMLKALGFSEEKANQQFGFLLDALDYGFPPHGGLAIGLDRLVMLIAGEDNIREVMAFPKNGRAVDVLTDAPSPVSDKQLDELNLEVTKIDLD; from the coding sequence ATGAAAAGAACAAGTTATTGTGGCCTCGTTTCTAATGAAATGATTGGCCAAGAAGTGACCTTAAAGGGTTGGGTACAACGTCGCCGTGACTTAGGTGGGGTTATCTTCGTCGATATGCGTGACCGCGAAGGCTTTGTCCAAGTGGTATTTAATGAAGCCAACCTGGGCGACCATTTTAATCGGGCAGAAAAATTACGTTCTGAATACGTAATCGAAGTCCAAGGACAAGTTGTCGCTCGGGCAGAAGGGGAAATTAACCCTAAAATAAAAAATGGGGATATTGAAGTAATGGCCAGTGATTTGACCATTCTCAATCGCGCTAAAACACCACCATTCCCTGTAGAAGATACTATCGATGTTAATGAAGATAAACGGATGCAATACCGTTATATCGACCTACGCCGTCAAAGAATGCAAGATAATATCCGCTTACGGTCTCAAGTGACCCACGCCATTCGTTCATTCTTAGACCAAGATGGCTTTTTAGATATTGAAACCCCTTACTTATCAAAATCAACTCCAGAAGGGGCGCGTGACTATTTAGTTCCTTCCCGAGTTCATCCAGGTGAATTCTATGCCTTACCTCAATCACCACAATTATTAAAACAACTTTTAATGGCCAGTGGCTTTGACCGCTATTATCAAATTGTGCGTTGCTTTAGAGATGAGGACCTGCGTGGGGACCGTCAACCTGAATTTACCCAGGTCGACTTGGAAACCAGCTTCTTGAGTCAAGAAGAAATTCGTGATATCGTCGAAAACATGTTAAAAGCAGTCATGAAACAAGTTAAAGGACTCGACATGACAGAAGATTTCCCAGTGATTTCTTATGATGAAGCCATGAGCCGCTATGGTTCTGATAAACCTGATACCCGCTTTGGCTTAGAATTGGTTGATTTATCAGATATCGTTGACCAATATGATTTTAAGGTCTTCAATATGGCCATTGAAAATGGGGGAATTGTTAAGGGAATTAATATTAAGGGAGCTGCTGATCAATATTCAAGAAAAGATCTGGATGGCTTGACCCCTTACACCAAACCATTTGGCTCAAAAGGGATCGCTTGGATTAAAGTGACTGAAGATGGACTAACAGGGCCAATTGGTAAATTCTTTAAAGAAAACCCACAACCATTAATGGAACGGATGAATGCTGAAGCAGGGGACATTTTGGCCTTCTCTGCTGACCAAGCTTCGGTAGTTAACGCTTCATTAGGGGAAGTCCGGTTAAAATTTGGTCGTGAATTAGACTTGATGGATAAGAATCAATTTAATTTCTTATGGGTAGTTGACTGGCCTTTATTAGAATACAATGCTGATGAAAAACGTTATACTGCCATGCACCACCCCTTCACTATGCCAAACGAAGAAGATCTTGACCGTTTAGAAAGTGAACCTGAATCTGTCTACTCTCAAGCCTATGATATTGTCTTGAATGGTTATGAAATTGGTGGAGGTTCCATCCGTATTCACCAAAAAGAGGTTCAATTAGCTATGCTAAAAGCTTTAGGATTCTCAGAAGAAAAAGCTAACCAACAATTTGGTTTCTTATTAGATGCTTTGGATTATGGTTTCCCTCCCCATGGTGGTTTAGCGATTGGCTTAGACCGCTTAGTGATGCTCATAGCCGGAGAAGACAATATTCGTGAAGTGATGGCCTTTCCTAAGAATGGTCGTGCGGTGGATGTGCTCACCGATGCTCCAAGTCCTGTTTCTGACAAGCAATTGGATGAACTTAATTTAGAAGTGACTAAAATTGACCTTGACTAA
- a CDS encoding RelA/SpoT family protein has protein sequence MSEIKNKSKEEVIASCEQYMPEDKVAMIKKACAFAERAHEGQKRKSGEPFFIHPTQVASILADLQMDPDTVATGFLHDVVEDTGITLDDIEYFFSKTIATLVDGVTKLGKVKYRSKEEQLAENHQKLLLAMANDLRVIVVKLADRLHNMRTLKWHRPEKQVSISEETLDIYAPLADRLGMSQIKWELEDTCLRYINPEAYYQIVHLMNSKREEREAYIDATIDVLNKYVKPIIDGEYDIYGRPKHIYSIYKKMHQQKKTFDEIYDLLAIRVLVPSVKDCYAVLGIVHTSWKPLPGRFKDYIAMPKANGYQSLHTTVLGEHGQPVEIQIRTFDMHEVAEYGVAAHWAYKKGVTDKVETDDLDKQLEWFHQIEDLQDDSDDATQFVESVKEDIFKDKVYVFTPKGDVSELPSGASPLDFAYQIHTEVGHSTVGAKVNGKIVPLNYGLHTGDIVEILTSKNSAGPSRDWVNFVMTNRAKNKIKRHFKLLDRDENIERGREAVIKTVKEMDFSFNELFNKDMQAKCLERFNFSSIDDLFAAVGFGELSASAVANKITENERKRRDKEEHQSKLEDFLQEEEERKNNGQSSRGGKSERMAVRHNDGIVVEGEDNVLFRLAHCCNPIPGDDIIGFITMGRGVTIHRQDCQNIQNMNEVQSQRLIEVYWEDAATHNNSYAVEIMIDGFDRNGFLNDILQVITPLVTNISNVNGNVDHKTNNLKVRIRIVIQSLDQLEKIIDRIKNVPDVYDVERV, from the coding sequence ATGTCAGAAATCAAAAACAAAAGTAAAGAAGAAGTCATCGCTTCCTGTGAACAATATATGCCTGAAGATAAAGTAGCTATGATAAAAAAAGCCTGTGCTTTTGCGGAGAGGGCGCATGAAGGACAAAAACGTAAATCGGGCGAACCGTTTTTTATTCATCCCACCCAAGTGGCCAGTATTCTGGCTGATTTACAAATGGACCCGGATACTGTAGCCACTGGCTTCTTGCATGATGTGGTCGAAGATACTGGCATTACTTTAGATGATATAGAATACTTTTTCTCTAAAACCATTGCCACTTTGGTTGATGGGGTGACGAAGTTAGGGAAGGTGAAGTATCGTTCGAAAGAGGAACAGCTAGCTGAAAACCACCAAAAGCTCCTCTTAGCCATGGCCAATGATTTGCGGGTAATTGTGGTCAAACTGGCTGATCGTTTACATAACATGCGCACCTTAAAATGGCACCGTCCTGAAAAGCAAGTCAGCATTTCCGAAGAAACCCTTGATATCTATGCGCCCTTAGCCGACCGCCTAGGGATGAGTCAAATCAAATGGGAATTAGAGGACACCTGTTTGCGCTATATTAATCCAGAGGCTTATTACCAGATCGTTCACCTGATGAACTCAAAAAGAGAAGAACGGGAAGCTTATATTGATGCGACGATTGACGTTTTAAATAAGTATGTCAAGCCCATTATTGATGGCGAATACGATATCTATGGCCGTCCTAAGCATATCTATTCCATCTATAAAAAGATGCACCAGCAAAAGAAAACCTTTGACGAAATTTATGACCTCCTAGCTATCCGTGTCTTGGTTCCTAGCGTAAAGGATTGCTATGCAGTCTTAGGCATTGTCCATACCAGCTGGAAACCTCTACCTGGACGTTTCAAGGACTATATCGCTATGCCTAAGGCCAATGGCTACCAATCTCTGCATACCACGGTCTTAGGTGAACATGGCCAACCTGTTGAAATTCAAATTAGAACCTTTGATATGCATGAGGTGGCTGAGTATGGGGTAGCAGCTCACTGGGCTTACAAAAAAGGGGTTACCGACAAGGTAGAAACTGACGATTTAGATAAACAATTAGAGTGGTTCCATCAAATTGAGGATTTACAAGACGATTCGGATGATGCCACTCAGTTTGTGGAAAGCGTTAAAGAGGATATTTTTAAGGACAAGGTCTATGTCTTTACCCCCAAGGGTGATGTGAGCGAATTACCCTCAGGCGCCAGCCCACTGGATTTTGCTTATCAAATCCATACCGAAGTCGGACATAGTACAGTAGGGGCCAAAGTAAACGGAAAGATTGTTCCTTTGAACTATGGCTTACATACCGGTGATATTGTTGAAATCCTAACCTCTAAGAATTCTGCTGGTCCTAGTCGGGACTGGGTGAATTTCGTGATGACTAATCGGGCTAAAAATAAGATTAAACGGCATTTTAAATTATTAGATCGTGATGAAAATATTGAACGTGGCCGGGAAGCCGTGATTAAAACCGTTAAGGAGATGGACTTTTCCTTTAATGAATTATTCAACAAGGATATGCAGGCTAAATGTTTGGAACGCTTTAATTTTTCAAGTATCGACGACTTATTTGCAGCAGTGGGCTTTGGTGAACTATCCGCTTCCGCTGTCGCCAATAAGATCACTGAAAATGAACGGAAACGCCGTGATAAAGAGGAGCACCAGTCGAAACTGGAAGATTTCCTCCAAGAAGAAGAGGAGCGTAAAAATAACGGTCAATCCAGCCGGGGGGGCAAGTCCGAGCGGATGGCCGTTCGCCACAATGATGGAATTGTGGTGGAAGGTGAAGATAATGTTCTCTTCCGCCTAGCTCATTGCTGTAACCCTATACCAGGTGATGACATTATTGGCTTTATCACTATGGGACGGGGGGTAACCATTCACCGCCAAGACTGTCAAAATATCCAAAATATGAATGAGGTTCAATCTCAACGATTGATTGAAGTCTATTGGGAAGACGCGGCTACCCACAATAATTCCTATGCCGTAGAAATTATGATCGATGGATTTGACCGTAACGGTTTTCTTAACGATATCTTGCAGGTTATTACGCCTTTGGTAACCAATATTTCTAACGTCAACGGAAATGTTGATCATAAGACCAATAACTTGAAGGTACGCATTAGAATTGTTATTCAAAGTTTAGACCAGTTAGAGAAGATTATTGACCGTATTAAAAATGTTCCCGATGTTTATGATGTTGAACGGGTTTAG
- a CDS encoding Fur family transcriptional regulator has translation MSEFVKNAMNQLNDLGYKYTQRRADMLAVFDQDINHFKSAKDVQQAMKKDHPNISFDTIYRNLRLFTDYDLLEENEIDGEMVFRQHCDPILGHHHHFVCNHCGKTVPVRLGDLSYYSQQLPGYEINGHSFQLFGLCPDCLAESEKQS, from the coding sequence ATGTCTGAATTTGTAAAAAATGCTATGAACCAATTAAATGATTTAGGTTATAAGTATACGCAAAGACGGGCGGATATGTTAGCGGTTTTTGACCAAGATATTAATCATTTTAAATCAGCCAAGGATGTCCAACAAGCCATGAAAAAAGACCATCCTAATATAAGTTTTGATACGATTTACCGGAATTTGCGCTTATTTACTGATTATGATCTATTAGAAGAAAATGAAATTGATGGGGAGATGGTATTCCGTCAACATTGTGATCCCATCTTAGGCCACCACCATCACTTCGTATGTAACCACTGCGGGAAAACCGTTCCCGTTCGTTTAGGTGATTTATCCTACTATAGCCAACAGCTTCCTGGCTATGAAATTAACGGGCATAGTTTTCAACTTTTTGGGCTCTGTCCTGACTGCTTAGCTGAAAGCGAAAAGCAGTCTTAA
- the sppA gene encoding signal peptide peptidase SppA, with product MNKKSWIVVIVAALILFFGVQSAAVREKEADLDDAISNKFFASDKTIEEGDSNSQIAVLQVNGTIADTGDQNSLFSANQGYDHQGTLSAIKKIKEDHKVKALLLEVDSPGGAVYESVELYRALKDLKESRQIPIYVSMKSMAASGGYMISMAADKIFADTETTTGSIGVILSTFNISKLLEEHGIKPEVFKSGDHKDLLSMYRDPSDEDREIINNILKESYDRFVKIVAEGRGMNEDEVRKLADGRIYSGQQALDKHLIDAIGYRQDALEALKADHDLEGGRVYLVSTDEDQQQFSRLIRRFSQAIPLSKLLKADTPANEIEAVKELTDQAPRPYYLYGGE from the coding sequence ATGAATAAAAAAAGCTGGATCGTTGTCATTGTGGCCGCACTAATCCTATTCTTTGGTGTCCAAAGTGCAGCTGTGCGTGAGAAAGAAGCTGATTTGGATGATGCGATCTCAAATAAATTCTTTGCTAGTGATAAAACCATCGAAGAGGGCGATAGCAATTCTCAAATTGCTGTCCTCCAGGTCAATGGGACTATCGCTGATACGGGAGATCAAAACTCTTTGTTTTCAGCTAATCAAGGCTATGATCACCAAGGAACCCTGTCTGCTATTAAAAAAATAAAAGAAGATCATAAAGTTAAAGCTTTACTTCTAGAAGTTGATTCCCCAGGTGGAGCCGTTTACGAGAGTGTTGAGCTCTACCGGGCTTTAAAGGATTTGAAGGAAAGTCGCCAAATTCCTATCTACGTCAGCATGAAGTCCATGGCCGCTAGCGGAGGCTATATGATTTCAATGGCTGCAGATAAGATCTTTGCTGATACGGAAACGACTACTGGGTCAATTGGTGTCATTCTTTCCACTTTTAATATCAGTAAGTTACTAGAGGAACATGGTATTAAACCTGAAGTCTTTAAATCGGGAGACCATAAGGATCTATTATCGATGTATAGAGACCCTAGTGATGAAGACCGGGAAATTATCAATAATATTTTAAAAGAATCCTATGATCGCTTTGTAAAAATTGTAGCCGAGGGCCGGGGAATGAATGAAGACGAAGTCCGTAAATTAGCTGACGGGCGCATTTATTCAGGACAACAAGCCTTGGATAAGCACTTGATTGATGCCATTGGTTACCGTCAAGATGCCTTAGAGGCCTTAAAGGCTGATCACGATTTAGAAGGTGGCCGGGTTTACTTAGTAAGTACTGACGAAGACCAACAACAATTTAGCAGGTTAATTCGTCGCTTTAGCCAAGCTATTCCTTTGAGTAAGTTATTGAAAGCAGATACACCAGCTAATGAAATTGAAGCGGTTAAGGAACTAACTGACCAAGCCCCACGTCCATATTATCTCTACGGAGGTGAATAA
- the dtd gene encoding D-aminoacyl-tRNA deacylase, with protein MRIVIQRAKEASVSIDGETVGHIDHGFVLLVGVHDSDTEETVKYMAKKIAKMRIFADENDKLNLDIKQVGGKILSISQFTLYARTKKGNRPSFIDAAKADHGDAIYQQLNEELRNNYNLEVETGQFGADMQVQLINDGPITIILDSDE; from the coding sequence TTGCGAATTGTTATCCAACGGGCTAAGGAGGCTAGTGTAAGTATTGATGGCGAAACAGTCGGTCACATTGACCATGGCTTTGTGCTCCTAGTGGGTGTCCATGATAGTGATACTGAAGAGACCGTTAAATATATGGCTAAAAAGATTGCCAAAATGCGAATTTTTGCTGATGAAAACGATAAATTGAACTTGGATATTAAGCAAGTTGGCGGGAAGATCTTATCGATTTCTCAATTTACCCTCTATGCGAGAACCAAGAAGGGCAACCGGCCAAGCTTTATCGATGCGGCTAAAGCAGACCACGGAGATGCCATCTATCAACAACTGAATGAAGAACTACGTAATAACTATAATTTAGAAGTCGAAACGGGTCAGTTTGGAGCTGATATGCAGGTTCAATTAATTAATGATGGCCCAATAACGATTATCTTAGATTCAGATGAATAG